The Porphyromonas pogonae genome segment CTTACGTCCGTCGAGACGCTTACCTTCGTCAAGGATGGCACGTCGCATAGCTTCTTTTTCCACATCGTGGTAGTAGCGTGCTATGAGTGCTTCTTTCTCGGCAAGTTCTTCTTCGGTGTATTGTGTTTTATATTCCTCTACAATGGCTTCGAAAGCTTCGGCACGTGCGTGCTTGTCTGTTCCTGAAGTAGCCACTGCATAGGCTTTGGCGTAGCACTTGTCGTGTACATCTTTGCGCAGGTCTTCATCGTTTTCTTCGTGGCAGTATGTACGCTTTGTAAGCTTACCTACAGCTTCTGAGAGTTCGAGCTGAGCTTGGCACTGTACTTTGATAGCTTCGTGAGCTACCTTGATGGCTTCGAGCATTTCGCTCTCTTGTACTTCTTCCATCTCGCCCTCTACCATCATGATATTGTCCATGGTAGCGCCTACCATCATGTCGATGTCGGCTTGAGCAAGCTGCTCGAAGGTAGGGTTGATGATAAACTCACCACCCACACGGGCTACACGCACCTCACTGATAGGTCCGTTGAAAGGAATATCGGAAACGGCAAGAGCAGCTGATGCTGCGAGTCCTGCCAAGGCATCCGGCATGTCTATGCCATCAGAAGAGAATAATATAACGTTTACAAAAACTTCGGCATGATAGTCGTCCGGAAAGAGAGGACGTAAGGCTCTGTCGACTAAACGGCAAGTGAGGATTTCATAATCCGACGCTTTACCTTCGCGACGAGTGAAGCCTCCGGGGAAACGGCCTATCGCCGAAAATTTTTCTTTGTATTCAACTTGGAGGGGCATAAAATCGACACCGGGATTGGCGTCTTTGGCTGCACATACAGTGGCCAATAATACTGTTTTGCCCATTGTAATGGTAACGGCTCCATCGGCTTGTTTTGCCAATTTGCCTGTTTCGATGGTGATCGTTCTACCATCTGCCAGTGTGATCGTCTTACTTACTGGATTCAGCATAAAATCTTTATTCTTTTTTCTTAACACTCTATTGTTCGGCTACAAAGGTACTTAATTCCTTGATATAATAGCTCTGATGGGTTTGTTTTTATTGTGTGATTTTACACGATAAACACGCAATAAGCGCACTTTGGTGACTAAAATATAGTTTATGAGATTATTTACTAAATGTATCGTGTATGCTGTAAATATGAACCGATGTGATAAGAAGTAGGGTTTTTTCGTGAAAATAATACTCAATTGTGGATGTATCATTGTCAAAATGCTTATTTTTTTCCGGAAAATTTCTACCTTGGCAATCCAAGACCTGATTTTTATTTTTACTCAAAATCTATATCACATGAATCAAAATGATCTTTTGAGCTTAGTAAGCTCGGTCAATCAGAATTTTATTGGCCCTGTACTATCCGTGCTACTTCTTGGAACGGGCCTTTATTTCACAGTTCGGTTGGGTTTCATCCAGCGGTATTTCAATGACGCCATCAGGATTTTATTCCGGCGTAGCGGTAAAAACGGCAAAGCCTCCAAGGAAGAAGGTATGAGCCCTTTTCAGGCGCTTTCTACTGCTATAGCCTCACAGGTAGGAACCGGTAACATTGTGGGAGTGTCCACAGCACTCATAGCCGGTGGGCCGGGAGCTTTGTTCTGGCTATGGATGAGTGCCATAGTGGGGATGTCTACCAACTTTGCCGAAGCTGTGCTGGGGCAACTTTACAAAACACAAAAGGAGGGACACATCGTGGGAGGCCCTGCCTACTATATCCGTCATGGCATGAACTCCAAGATACTGGCCGGCATATTTTCAGTGTTTTTCATCCTTGCGTTGGGGATGACGGGTATCATGGTGCAGGCCAATTCTATTGTGGATGCTGTGTCCAACATAATTCCCCCGGCGGTGGACAAGCTTTACATCGGCATCGGGCTTACGGTGATTGTGGGATTGGTGCTTGCAGGAGGCATTACGCGTATTGCTTCCTTTGCGGAAAAAGTAGTGCCTCTGATGGCCTCCATCTTTATTTTTGGAAGTATTATATTCATCTGTACCCGTATATCGGTATTGCCGGGAATCTTGGCGGATATCTTTCATTACGCTTTTTCGCCTAAAGCATCGGTGGGCGGAGCTATGGGTATAACGGTGATGACTACTATACGCTACG includes the following:
- a CDS encoding alanine/glycine:cation symporter family protein, which encodes MNQNDLLSLVSSVNQNFIGPVLSVLLLGTGLYFTVRLGFIQRYFNDAIRILFRRSGKNGKASKEEGMSPFQALSTAIASQVGTGNIVGVSTALIAGGPGALFWLWMSAIVGMSTNFAEAVLGQLYKTQKEGHIVGGPAYYIRHGMNSKILAGIFSVFFILALGMTGIMVQANSIVDAVSNIIPPAVDKLYIGIGLTVIVGLVLAGGITRIASFAEKVVPLMASIFIFGSIIFICTRISVLPGILADIFHYAFSPKASVGGAMGITVMTTIRYGVSRGLFSNEAGLGSTPHAHAIAKVKNPYDQGLIALIGIGVDLLVCTLTALVILMSGVLETNPEAQGVRVPQLAFDSTFGNAGNIFIAVALFFFALSTIVGWYFFAAQNVRYLFGEKGVWPYRILIMMLILLASMVHVNLIWELADTFNFFLVIPNVIALIYLSPQVMKQCRMLKEEIKASKNEGKKE